A window of Gloeothece verrucosa PCC 7822 genomic DNA:
ATTTAGTTTTAACTAAAAAAAATAGCCTTTCTTAGACTCATGAGGGACAAAGCTTCTGTTTTCACTCATAATTATTTCCAACAGTGTTACTACAAAAATAACTTAGGTCAGCTTTCTTACCTAGATTCTTATCAGCAGAAAAAAGAAACAATTATATTTTTACATGGCTTCACTAATAACAGTCATAGCTTTTTAGGCTTGCCAGAAACCATTATTAATCAATACCGATGTTTAATCCCGGACTTACCTGGGCACGGAAAAACCCATCTTTTACAAGGGGCAAATACTTTTAATACTGATGCACAGGTTGCATTATTAAAAGAATGGCTATGTTCTTTAAAAGTAAATAAATTTCATTTATTGGGTTATTCAATGGGTGGACGACTAGCCCTACAATTCGCTCTAAAAAATTTGGCTCAAATTCAGTCTTTAATATTAGTATCTACAACGGCCGGAATTCAAGATGAAATATTCCGTTTAGAACGAAGACAAGCCGATGATAAATTAGCCACAAAAATTCTCAGTTCCGAGCCGATTGACTTTTTAAAATTTTGGTTATCCCAGCCCCTCTTTCAAGGAATATCCGAACAAGGTGAAGATTTTATCGCTGAAGAAATAAAAAAACGTTTACCTCTTCAAAAATCCGGATTAGTTTGCAGTTTAAAATATTTTAGTTCTGGAATCATGCCTTCAGTTTGGGATCAATTAGCCAAACTGAAAATGCCTTGTTTAATCATAGCAGGTTCTAGAGATACAAAATACTCAAAAATAGCCTGGGAGCTAGTAAACTCTATCCCCAACACTAAAATAAATTTGTTACAAACAACTCATACGCCCCTGATAGAATCACCATTATTATTTTGGAAATCCGTGATTAAATTTTTACAAGAAGAGTTTGAATAATGAAATACCGGTTTGAGTTTCACCCTTATCAACGTCAATTTAAGCAGCCGCTAGTCACCAGTCATGGACTATGGAAAGTCAGAAAAGGAATTATTGTGCGGCTAACAGACACAAAAGGAAGAAAAGGTTTAGGCGAAATTGCACCTTTAGAATGGTTTGGTTCAGAAAGCTTTGAGCAAGCCCTAGAATTTTGTACTCAACTCCCCTCAGAAATTACCCGAGATGATATATTAGCAATTTCTCCTAAACTCAGTGCTTGTCAATTCGGTTTTGAATCAGCCTTAGAAAATATAACATTACCTTTTGATCAAATATCATCACCCATCAGCAAGCCTACTAATTTTAGTGCCTTGCTACCCTCTGGACAAGCCGCGCTTGAAAGTTGGAAAAAGTTTTGGAATCAAGGTTACCGTACTTTTAAATGGAAAATAGGCATAATTTCATTGACCGATGAACTCAAAATTCTTAGTCAATTAGCTCAAGTGTTACCTGCGGATGTCAAATTACGTTTAGATGCAAATGGTGGGCTTAAATTTTTCGAAGCAGTTGAGTTATTAAAAATTTGTGATCGTATAGGAATAGAATTTCTTGAACAACCTTTACCCCCTACTGAATTAGAGGCAATGCTTAAGTTGAGTACAGAATTTTCCACATTGCTTGCTTTAGATGAATCAGTAGCCACTCTCCATCAATTAAAAAGCTGTTATGAATACGGATGGCAAGATATTTTTGTAATTAAACCGGCTATAGCTGGCTCTCCCTCACTTTTACGCTGTTTTTGCCAAACTTATCAAATTGACACCGTTTTTTCCAGTGTTTTTGAAACCCTAATCGGTCAAAAATTTGCTCTAAAACTTAGTAAAGAACTGAGCAAAAATAAACGAGCAGATGGTTTTGGGGTAAATCATTGGTTTGCTAATAATGATATTTTTTCTGAATTTAAAATTTAAGTCAAGTAGGGTGTGTTAGCGTAGCGTAACGCACCAGTAGGGTATGTTAGCGTAGCGTAACGCACCAGTAGGGTATGTTAGCGTAGCGTAACGCACCAGTAGTAGGGTGTAGCGCTCAACCTCTGCGTTTTATCCTAAGAGATTAACGATCATTGCTTTTTCCGTCAATTTTATTGTCTCTTACCCAAATTTACCTCTTAAGAAAGAAGTAGTTTGCTTGTCATCTATAAAAAGTAGAATAATTCAACAGACAAACAGAGAAATCCATGTTTTAATAGTTACCAAGTCCAACGCAAGTGAAGTCTAAGTTTTATAGATTAAGTAAATTTTAATCTAATAAAACATTAATTAGTTTTGAATGTCTAAATAACAAACAAGCTGGAGACAAAAGATGGTAAGTCCAAACTTGAGTACAGTTAACTCGTCATTATTGGAAACTGATTTAACAAAGCTTATTGAAGCTGCCAGTAGCAGTACAGATAACCGTTTGAGGGTACTAACCCCGGCTTCAGATTATGCTTATGGCTGGGGAGATGATGCACAAACAGTTTGGGCTAGAGCCGGTAATGATTTTTTATCACCTTTCAACCCAACAACTGCTGGACAAAAAGTTAAACGAATAGATAGGCTTTATGGGGATCGAGAAGAAGACGTTTCTTCCGTTACTCGAGAATTTAGTGATGTTTTTATACTTGGGGATTATAACATTCCTTACTATGTTAATCCAGGAAATAGTACATTGCAATATGCTATTATTGCTGACTTTAATCCCAATATTGACTTTATTAGACTGCATGGAAATGCAACCAATTATCAACTCAAAAACACAGCTACAGGGACAAATATATTTTGGCAAGACCCTAACACAGGCGAGTTAGATTTAATTGGCAAAGTCAGCAATATTTCAAATTTAGACCTTAACGCCAGTTACTTTAAATTTATAGGAAATACTCCTCCCGCTCCCTCTCCCTCGCTATCAAAAGTCTATCAATTTGGTACCACTTCTCGGGAAATTCCCAATGGTATTGCCACTGATTTATCAGGCAATGTTTATGTAACAGGCTCTACAGGGGGCGATTTAGATGGCAACGGGCCAGATACCTATAAAGGTAACTTAGATGTCTGGGTTGCCAAATATAACAATCAAGGAGAACTGCTATGGCGTCATCAGTATGGCTCTAGTGAGTATGATAGCGGCTCCAATATCCATGTTGACGAAAATGGCAATGTCTATCTCACAGGTCAAACAACAGGCTATCTAGGAGATGATCCTTCAGGACAAAATTTAGGGCAACGGGATTATTGGGTTCGCAAATATGATACCAATGGCAATTTAATATGGGCAAAACAACCCTACCAGACTTCTGATATTGCCACAGATATTTTTAATCCCATAACAGGAGAAAAAGTACCAGTCCAAGGAATGGTTCAGAGTCAACTCTTTGATGTAGCTTTTGGCATAGATACAGACAGTGCGGGAAATGTTTATCAAGGAGGACTAATTAATCGCGGAGCATCTTCTACTACTCGTAGAATTTCTCGAGAAGTTTTAGGGACAGGTTTAGCCACAGAAGATGATTTTTTCCTCAATAAATATGACAGCAATGGCAATCTAATCTGGCGGCGAGAATATGGGACTCTTGGTTTATTTGATGAACAATATGATATTGCCGTTGATTCTAAAGCCAATGCTGTTTATGCCGCAGGCTGGACATACGGAAACCTAGGAGCCATCGACGGAGACCCCGAACCAGTTCATGAATTATATGATGCTTGGATTGGTAAATTTGATAGCAATAATGGAGAATTGCTGTGGGTTAAACAATTTGGTTCCGATGAATTTGATTTTACTTGGGCTGTAGAACTTGATAGTAAAGGTAATGCTTATGCAGCCGGTTGGACCTATGGAAATATTGTTGATAATAGTAAGACTGTTGTTGGCAATACTAACGCCGATGTTTGGATCGCCAAATACAATAGTGATGGTGAGCAACAATGGATACGTCAGTTTGGGACTCCTGGTGATGATGTAGTAGAAGTCGGTGCCTTTAATATCGATCCTAAAGATAACTTATTTCTCACCGGATATACTAATAGTAATTTTGGCGGAGAAAATGCTGGTTCCTACGATATTTGGCTAAGCAAATACAATAGCGACGGCGAGCAACTATGGGTTCAACAGTTTGGAACTCCCCAGGCTGATTTTGCTTATGACATTGTTTCTGATGGCAATTTTGTTTACATTACAGGATTTACTGAAGGTTCAACCAGTATTGCTAATGTTGGTGCTACCGATACCATAATTGCCAAATTCGATGCTAATACTGGAGAATTATTAAATTTCAATTCATCAGTAGCGGCGGCAAATAGCTTACCCAGTAATTCATTTAATGAAATTTTAGGAACAGCCAATGCCGATAATTTAATCGGGACTGATAATGCCGATAAAATCACCGGTTTAGACGGCAATGATACCTTAAAAGGTCAAGACGGTGATGATATTCTTAATGGCGGCAACGGCAATGATACTTTAACAGGAGGTAATGGCTTAGATCAATTTATTTTTGCTTCCGGTAAAACTTTTAAAGCGCAAGAAATGGGCAACGATAAAATTACCGATTTTACGGGAATTGATCAAATAATTCTAAGTAAACAGACATTTACTGCACTAAGTAGTTCCGTTGGAAAAGGCTTTAGTAATGCTGATGAATTTGCCGTTGTCAGCAAAGACTTTCAAGCCGCAACCAGTAAAGCCAAAATTATTTATAGTGCTGGTAGTGGCAAACTCTTCTACAACACCAATGGGGCTGCTTCAGGACTAGGAGATGGTGGTGTATTTGCTCAACTAACAGGCGCTCCTAATCTTAGTGGAGACAGCATTATTATTACCACTTAATAATCATTTATTTAATGGGTGCTACAAAATCACTAACCCTCCTAAATAAAAGGGTAAAATGAAACAGGTAGCCCCTTAAAAACAATTTTAAAATTACAGGAGTAAAAACATGAAATGGATTATATATATTTCAGGATTTTTTGGTTTATTTTTATTCAACAATGTCCTCTTAACCATGCTATTTTACCGCTACGATCCTGGAATAAGTAATTCAAACAATTTTCCTTTAATTGTTCCCTCACTTTTGGTAGGAATAGCCTTATTTATAAGCCGCTCTAGTGCAGCTATTCTTCAGCCCTTTATAGGATATAGCTCAGACCGATTTAAAAGCCGGTGGGGTTGTCGTCGTCCCTTTTTAGCGATCAGTATTTTTCCTTTAACTTTTTCCTTCATTTTACTTTTTCTACCCCCTAAATTTTCAGAAATTGGCAACTTTTTTTATTTATTAATTTTACTGTTTTTATTTTTTTGCTCACTAGCTCTTTATCAAATTCCCTATTTAGCTTGGTTACCCACGATTGCGCCTACCGATAAACAAAGAATCTTTGTAGCCACTTTATTAGGAGTATCTAGCTTACTGGGTACAGCCGTCGCAGGAATAGGATCACCTTGGTTAACTTATCATTATAATTTTGAAGTAATGGCGTTTTGCCTAGGTAGTCTAGGATTAATAACTCTACTCATACCCTTAATTAATCTTGAAAACGAAACCGAGCCTATAGAAAAGCGTTACTCATTTCGGCAATCTTTTCAATTAGGATGGAAAAATCTCCCTTTTAGGATTTATTTAGGCGGCATTGGTTCAGCATGGATTACTGCCAGCATTTTATCCGTTTGTCCTACCTATATAGCCGTAGCTCTTTTACAGAAACAAATAGATTTTGGAGGAATTATTAATGGAATTTTTTTACTCAGTGCCTTACTCGGTACAGCTTTAATAACCCTTATAGTTCGACGTTGGGGAAAAGCGAAAACGTTTCAAATATCAATGTTTTGGTCTGCTGGTATATTATTAATTTTAGGACTGTTTTCTTTATGGTTTAAGGTTCCTCAGTTAATTTGGTTAATGCTGTTAATGCTCAATGGTTTGGGATTAGCCAGTATTTTTATTTTGCCTAATGCCATGCTACCAGATATTATAGATAATAATAAAAAATTCAAAAAAAATTTACAGGCTGTTTATTTTGGTATTAGAGGTTTATTAATTGAAATAAGTGTCGGTTTTGGTCTTTTCTTAGCCGGAATATTGTTAATGCTTGGCAATACTAAAGCACAACCACAAGGAATTTTATTTTCTTTAATTATAGCCGCTTGTTTTGCTTTTGTTTCAGCCGGCTTTTTTTCTTTTTATCGAATTCAAAAATAAATTCAATTTTCTGGACGAACTTGAAAAACGCCAAGAGGCGACATGGTAATTATTTGGCGATTAGGCCCTATTTGAATACCTGAACCAATATTATTAAACACTCTATTAGAACCAAATCCTAAAGTTTTATAAAAACTACTCTTGCCAGTTGTCCAAGAAAAAGCTTCAAGCGTCCAAAAATTTCTTAATCGTTCTCTTCTCAATCCGACTGCATAAATTAAATTACTACTTTGGCTTAAGCCCATCATACTATTAGGAATATAAATATTTTTATTCACCCAACGCACAACTAATTTTTGTTCTTTTGGTAGCCATTCAAACTTTTCTACTCCAGGTTTCATCATTTTTAAAGCAGGAAAGAAGCCGCTCCACTTAGAGACAGCAAGACCATAGCCAAAGGCCAATAAAGAATTTTCTGTAGGGACA
This region includes:
- a CDS encoding alpha/beta fold hydrolase; protein product: MRDKASVFTHNYFQQCYYKNNLGQLSYLDSYQQKKETIIFLHGFTNNSHSFLGLPETIINQYRCLIPDLPGHGKTHLLQGANTFNTDAQVALLKEWLCSLKVNKFHLLGYSMGGRLALQFALKNLAQIQSLILVSTTAGIQDEIFRLERRQADDKLATKILSSEPIDFLKFWLSQPLFQGISEQGEDFIAEEIKKRLPLQKSGLVCSLKYFSSGIMPSVWDQLAKLKMPCLIIAGSRDTKYSKIAWELVNSIPNTKINLLQTTHTPLIESPLLFWKSVIKFLQEEFE
- a CDS encoding o-succinylbenzoate synthase, with translation MKYRFEFHPYQRQFKQPLVTSHGLWKVRKGIIVRLTDTKGRKGLGEIAPLEWFGSESFEQALEFCTQLPSEITRDDILAISPKLSACQFGFESALENITLPFDQISSPISKPTNFSALLPSGQAALESWKKFWNQGYRTFKWKIGIISLTDELKILSQLAQVLPADVKLRLDANGGLKFFEAVELLKICDRIGIEFLEQPLPPTELEAMLKLSTEFSTLLALDESVATLHQLKSCYEYGWQDIFVIKPAIAGSPSLLRCFCQTYQIDTVFSSVFETLIGQKFALKLSKELSKNKRADGFGVNHWFANNDIFSEFKI
- a CDS encoding SBBP repeat-containing protein, with the translated sequence MVSPNLSTVNSSLLETDLTKLIEAASSSTDNRLRVLTPASDYAYGWGDDAQTVWARAGNDFLSPFNPTTAGQKVKRIDRLYGDREEDVSSVTREFSDVFILGDYNIPYYVNPGNSTLQYAIIADFNPNIDFIRLHGNATNYQLKNTATGTNIFWQDPNTGELDLIGKVSNISNLDLNASYFKFIGNTPPAPSPSLSKVYQFGTTSREIPNGIATDLSGNVYVTGSTGGDLDGNGPDTYKGNLDVWVAKYNNQGELLWRHQYGSSEYDSGSNIHVDENGNVYLTGQTTGYLGDDPSGQNLGQRDYWVRKYDTNGNLIWAKQPYQTSDIATDIFNPITGEKVPVQGMVQSQLFDVAFGIDTDSAGNVYQGGLINRGASSTTRRISREVLGTGLATEDDFFLNKYDSNGNLIWRREYGTLGLFDEQYDIAVDSKANAVYAAGWTYGNLGAIDGDPEPVHELYDAWIGKFDSNNGELLWVKQFGSDEFDFTWAVELDSKGNAYAAGWTYGNIVDNSKTVVGNTNADVWIAKYNSDGEQQWIRQFGTPGDDVVEVGAFNIDPKDNLFLTGYTNSNFGGENAGSYDIWLSKYNSDGEQLWVQQFGTPQADFAYDIVSDGNFVYITGFTEGSTSIANVGATDTIIAKFDANTGELLNFNSSVAAANSLPSNSFNEILGTANADNLIGTDNADKITGLDGNDTLKGQDGDDILNGGNGNDTLTGGNGLDQFIFASGKTFKAQEMGNDKITDFTGIDQIILSKQTFTALSSSVGKGFSNADEFAVVSKDFQAATSKAKIIYSAGSGKLFYNTNGAASGLGDGGVFAQLTGAPNLSGDSIIITT
- a CDS encoding MFS transporter, yielding MKWIIYISGFFGLFLFNNVLLTMLFYRYDPGISNSNNFPLIVPSLLVGIALFISRSSAAILQPFIGYSSDRFKSRWGCRRPFLAISIFPLTFSFILLFLPPKFSEIGNFFYLLILLFLFFCSLALYQIPYLAWLPTIAPTDKQRIFVATLLGVSSLLGTAVAGIGSPWLTYHYNFEVMAFCLGSLGLITLLIPLINLENETEPIEKRYSFRQSFQLGWKNLPFRIYLGGIGSAWITASILSVCPTYIAVALLQKQIDFGGIINGIFLLSALLGTALITLIVRRWGKAKTFQISMFWSAGILLILGLFSLWFKVPQLIWLMLLMLNGLGLASIFILPNAMLPDIIDNNKKFKKNLQAVYFGIRGLLIEISVGFGLFLAGILLMLGNTKAQPQGILFSLIIAACFAFVSAGFFSFYRIQK